The proteins below are encoded in one region of Methylobacillus flagellatus KT:
- a CDS encoding AraC family transcriptional regulator, whose translation MREIDVHPAFTDLNGSGPDPDLSPLPVVARVGSYSMGWRVEAHAHQRGQLMFVTNGSMRVETRDGSWITPPGRACWIPSAAVHSAIYTQASKMQTVLIAPELLETLPKRCCVIKLTPLLRELVSQAVAINNQYTLHSREHRLMQVLVDQISTAQQAPLFLPEGRDPRLRRVTESLHQNPGDDRSIEAWAQIAGASARTLARLFQKETGMTYSSWRQQLCLIRAVEMLTEGASVTNIALALGYESTAGFTSMFTRSMGESPSNYLTRWSQETTASE comes from the coding sequence ATGAGAGAAATCGACGTCCACCCGGCCTTCACTGACCTCAATGGCAGTGGTCCCGACCCAGACCTGTCGCCACTCCCGGTCGTGGCCAGAGTGGGCAGCTACTCCATGGGCTGGCGGGTGGAAGCCCATGCACACCAGCGGGGGCAATTGATGTTCGTTACCAACGGCAGTATGCGCGTAGAGACGCGCGATGGTTCATGGATCACGCCGCCCGGCCGCGCCTGCTGGATACCCAGCGCAGCGGTGCATAGTGCCATCTATACGCAGGCATCGAAAATGCAGACGGTATTGATCGCGCCCGAGCTGCTGGAAACACTACCCAAACGCTGCTGCGTCATTAAGCTTACTCCCTTGTTGCGTGAACTGGTCTCGCAGGCAGTGGCGATCAACAACCAATACACGTTGCACAGCCGGGAGCACAGGCTGATGCAGGTGCTCGTCGACCAGATCAGCACTGCGCAACAAGCGCCGCTTTTTCTGCCCGAAGGGCGCGATCCTCGGCTACGCCGGGTAACGGAAAGCCTGCACCAGAATCCGGGAGATGACCGCAGCATCGAGGCGTGGGCCCAGATTGCAGGTGCCAGTGCCCGAACACTTGCTCGCCTGTTCCAGAAAGAAACCGGCATGACTTACTCCTCCTGGCGCCAGCAGCTCTGCCTGATACGCGCCGTCGAGATGCTGACCGAGGGAGCCAGCGTCACCAATATCGCCCTGGCGCTGGGCTACGAAAGCACTGCTGGCTTTACCAGCATGTTTACGCGCTCAATGGGTGAGTCGCCCAGCAATTACCTGACACGCTGGTCGCAGGAAACTACAGCGTCAGAATAG
- a CDS encoding secondary thiamine-phosphate synthase enzyme YjbQ, with protein sequence MKSYRKELWFNAPSRVAFINITHEVEACLRESGVREGLVLVNAMHITASVFINDDESGLHHDYREWLERLAPHEPIRNYRHNDTGEDNADAHMKRQIMGREVVVAVTDGQLDFGPWEQIFYGEFDGRRNKRVLVKIIGE encoded by the coding sequence ATGAAAAGTTATCGTAAAGAGCTGTGGTTCAATGCACCTTCGCGTGTGGCATTCATCAACATCACACACGAGGTCGAGGCTTGCCTGCGAGAGAGCGGCGTGAGGGAAGGCCTGGTACTGGTCAACGCCATGCACATCACGGCCAGCGTTTTCATCAACGATGACGAATCCGGACTGCATCATGACTATCGCGAGTGGCTTGAGCGCCTCGCGCCACATGAGCCTATCCGCAACTATCGGCACAATGATACCGGTGAAGACAATGCTGATGCCCATATGAAGCGCCAGATAATGGGGCGTGAGGTCGTGGTCGCAGTGACCGATGGCCAGCTGGACTTCGGCCCATGGGAGCAGATTTTCTACGGTGAGTTCGACGGACGCCGCAACAAGCGGGTGCTGGTGAAGATCATTGGTGAATAG
- a CDS encoding MlaD family protein — MENRAHALAVGIATLILVAILAFAFWWMSGSRQPLTEYKIISRQPVTGLNQEASVKFRGVNVGKVSSIALDPDSQSSIEITIRVDEKLHLTKDAYAELRSQGVTGLAYIDLNDPNDDGEQLPPGSLITMRPSLIDRISERVPRLVDKVESFVNHGVETIEQANTMMQSIDVKRLNQTLSNLEEASSKLGPALVSANEAFGQATKLLSEQNQQQFTQTLNNLQAATQAATPLLNELTATVHDVRGMTGDIRNSASLIGDTLNHETLPQLNELTANASNDARRISRILDMLEENPQSLLFGKPEIRPGPGESGFKPAQ; from the coding sequence ATGGAAAACCGCGCACATGCCTTGGCTGTTGGCATTGCCACCCTGATCTTGGTGGCCATTCTCGCATTTGCCTTCTGGTGGATGAGCGGCAGCCGGCAGCCGCTCACTGAATACAAGATCATCTCGAGACAGCCTGTGACCGGTCTCAATCAGGAAGCATCGGTCAAGTTTCGCGGTGTGAACGTAGGCAAGGTTTCCAGCATTGCGCTGGACCCGGACTCGCAATCCTCGATCGAGATCACCATCCGCGTCGATGAAAAACTGCACCTTACCAAGGATGCCTACGCCGAATTGCGCTCACAGGGGGTCACCGGCCTTGCCTATATCGACCTCAATGACCCCAATGATGATGGCGAACAACTGCCACCCGGCTCTCTGATCACGATGCGCCCTTCATTGATAGACCGCATTTCCGAACGGGTGCCGCGGCTGGTGGACAAGGTGGAATCGTTCGTCAACCATGGCGTCGAGACCATTGAGCAGGCGAACACGATGATGCAGAGTATAGATGTAAAGCGCCTGAACCAGACGCTGTCCAACCTGGAAGAGGCATCCTCCAAGTTGGGACCGGCTCTCGTCTCTGCCAATGAGGCTTTCGGCCAGGCCACTAAACTGCTGTCCGAACAAAACCAGCAACAGTTCACGCAAACCTTGAATAACCTGCAGGCAGCCACCCAAGCCGCCACACCGCTGCTCAACGAACTGACAGCCACTGTCCACGATGTACGCGGAATGACAGGGGATATTCGCAACAGCGCCAGCCTGATCGGCGATACGTTGAATCACGAGACCCTGCCGCAGCTCAATGAACTGACGGCCAATGCCAGCAACGATGCGCGCCGCATCAGTCGTATTTTGGATATGCTGGAAGAAAACCCGCAAAGCCTGCTTTTCGGCAAACCAGAAATTCGCCCGGGTCCGGGTGAATCCGGCTTCAAACCTGCACAATGA
- a CDS encoding ABC transporter ATP-binding protein codes for MNSQHTRPICEIRKVWTVFGSNVVHQDLDLSINAGEIISLVGGSGSGKTTLLRHIVGLTRPTKGEVLLFGKNLHEMDRVPQQRLMNRLGMLFQQGALFSALTVFDNIAFPLRELKQFDEATIHQLVLHKLSLVEMEPDTGSRLPSQLSGGMIKRVALARALALEPELLLLDEPTAGLDPDRSEKFVELIKSIKHSLGLTVIFVTHDLDTLVSLTDKVAVLADKHIVANCGLRELGNIDHPFVQNFFQGVRVRLERT; via the coding sequence ATGAACAGTCAACACACTCGCCCCATCTGCGAAATCAGGAAAGTCTGGACCGTGTTCGGCAGCAATGTCGTGCACCAGGATCTCGATCTCAGCATCAATGCGGGAGAAATCATCTCCCTGGTCGGGGGGTCGGGCAGCGGCAAAACCACACTGCTGCGCCACATCGTAGGCCTGACACGCCCGACCAAGGGAGAGGTCTTGCTGTTTGGCAAGAATCTGCATGAAATGGATCGCGTGCCACAGCAACGCCTGATGAACCGGCTAGGCATGTTGTTCCAGCAGGGTGCACTGTTTTCCGCCCTGACCGTGTTCGACAATATTGCCTTTCCACTGCGCGAGCTCAAGCAGTTCGACGAAGCCACCATCCACCAGCTCGTGCTGCACAAGCTCTCGCTGGTGGAAATGGAGCCGGATACGGGGTCAAGACTGCCATCCCAGCTCTCTGGCGGCATGATCAAGCGCGTGGCCCTGGCGCGGGCGCTGGCGCTGGAGCCAGAGCTGCTGTTACTGGACGAACCGACAGCGGGGCTAGACCCAGATCGCAGCGAAAAATTCGTGGAGCTGATCAAAAGCATCAAGCATAGCCTGGGCCTGACGGTGATTTTCGTCACTCACGACCTGGATACCCTGGTATCGCTGACCGACAAGGTCGCTGTCCTTGCCGACAAACACATCGTCGCCAATTGTGGGTTGCGTGAGCTCGGCAACATCGATCATCCTTTTGTGCAAAACTTTTTCCAGGGCGTTCGTGTCCGATTGGAAAGGACATGA
- a CDS encoding ABC transporter permease produces MAAASFQVEDDTQGGKRIVLNGQWSLRALDNDFAELRRALKPYFSDEKAQWDLTQVEQLDTAGAAVLWNGWQGKMEGRVTLTDEQVALFDTLASIETTTVAEKPPRFDWLKLVAGFGKLTIFISSHVVDFVKLIGLLVLELGYLLRRPQDFPWREFSANIYKSGVTALPVTALLGFMIGIAMSYLMATQLRTFGADIFIVNILGLAVIRELGPILMAVLVAGRSGSSMAAQIGVMRVTEEIDALATMGISRILRVVLPKVLGLTVIAPFLVIWTSCWALLGGALSANIELGLGFRFFFDYLAAVVQPVNITLGLIKGVMFGFIVAVMACHFGLRIKPNTESLSRSTTSSVVTAITCVILIDAAFAIITSGIGV; encoded by the coding sequence ATGGCTGCAGCGAGTTTTCAGGTAGAGGATGATACCCAGGGTGGTAAGCGCATTGTGCTTAACGGACAATGGTCCTTGCGCGCCTTGGATAACGACTTTGCCGAGTTGCGCCGGGCCCTCAAACCGTATTTTTCCGATGAAAAAGCGCAATGGGACCTGACCCAGGTCGAGCAACTGGATACCGCCGGCGCAGCGGTGCTATGGAACGGCTGGCAGGGAAAGATGGAAGGCAGGGTAACGCTCACTGACGAGCAAGTGGCCCTGTTCGATACGCTAGCGTCCATTGAGACAACGACGGTCGCCGAAAAACCACCACGTTTCGACTGGCTCAAGCTGGTGGCCGGGTTCGGAAAATTGACCATCTTCATTTCCAGTCATGTCGTCGACTTCGTCAAGCTGATCGGACTACTGGTGCTGGAGTTGGGCTACCTGCTGCGCCGCCCCCAGGATTTTCCGTGGCGGGAGTTCAGCGCCAATATCTACAAGAGCGGCGTTACCGCACTGCCTGTCACCGCGCTGCTTGGCTTCATGATCGGGATTGCCATGAGCTATCTGATGGCTACCCAGCTGCGCACCTTCGGCGCTGACATCTTCATCGTCAATATCCTCGGGCTGGCAGTTATCCGCGAGCTCGGCCCCATCCTCATGGCCGTACTGGTCGCAGGGCGCTCTGGCTCCTCCATGGCAGCCCAGATCGGCGTCATGCGGGTGACGGAGGAAATCGACGCACTTGCCACCATGGGAATCTCGCGCATCCTGCGCGTGGTTCTGCCCAAGGTACTTGGACTGACGGTGATTGCCCCCTTCCTGGTGATCTGGACCTCGTGCTGGGCCCTGCTGGGCGGCGCATTATCGGCCAATATCGAGCTGGGCCTCGGCTTTCGCTTCTTTTTCGACTACCTGGCAGCCGTCGTACAGCCGGTCAATATCACCCTGGGCCTGATCAAGGGCGTCATGTTCGGATTCATTGTCGCGGTGATGGCCTGTCACTTCGGCCTGCGCATCAAGCCGAACACTGAAAGCCTCAGCCGCAGCACCACGAGCTCCGTGGTCACGGCGATCACCTGCGTCATCCTGATTGATGCCGCTTTCGCCATCATCACCAGCGGCATCGGAGTGTAG
- a CDS encoding NAD(P)H-dependent oxidoreductase, which translates to MVKHRVLVVMAHPMLESSRVNRALLDAAQGCEGIQVHDLYTHYPEQMIDVAHEQALVDTHDILVFQHPMYWYSCPALLKSWFDSVLSYGWAYGGSANKLSEKAWVHTVSTGGSERVYQRRGYNCFSIAELLRPFEQTARLCGMRYLQPFLVQSADTLSDETLQEYAASYAAWLDGLAKGSWPPQVDSLQSEEAHYLAPADGAGAS; encoded by the coding sequence ATGGTGAAACACCGCGTGCTGGTCGTCATGGCTCATCCCATGCTAGAGAGCTCGCGGGTAAACCGAGCGTTGCTGGATGCCGCGCAAGGTTGCGAGGGCATCCAGGTACATGACCTGTACACTCATTACCCGGAACAGATGATCGATGTGGCGCATGAGCAGGCGCTAGTCGATACGCATGACATCCTGGTGTTCCAACACCCCATGTATTGGTATTCCTGTCCTGCCCTGCTCAAGAGCTGGTTTGACTCTGTGCTGAGCTATGGCTGGGCATATGGCGGCAGTGCCAACAAGCTCTCGGAAAAGGCATGGGTGCATACGGTGTCTACAGGCGGGTCTGAACGTGTCTACCAGCGGCGCGGATACAATTGTTTTTCCATCGCTGAACTGCTGCGACCTTTCGAGCAGACAGCACGATTGTGCGGCATGCGCTATTTGCAACCTTTTCTGGTGCAGTCTGCAGACACGCTGAGTGATGAGACATTGCAAGAGTATGCAGCCAGCTATGCAGCATGGCTGGATGGGCTGGCAAAGGGAAGCTGGCCGCCACAGGTTGACAGCCTGCAGTCGGAAGAGGCGCATTATCTGGCACCTGCTGATGGTGCAGGCGCTTCCTGA
- a CDS encoding efflux transporter outer membrane subunit → MIIRQGMLACGMLAVLGGCSFAPELKLPEVPVAQAYKEMQPWVPAAPADQLPRGEWWKLYGDAELDALQEKLVAHSPDLSAALARYQQALAYSEQARADLFPSLSANGQAGRNRVSEHRPLVPPNAVIPPTYSNYSIGLQASYELDLWGRVRNTVKAGVAEAAAMQADLESVRLSLQAQLTDNFIVLRGLDQQLHILEETVQANDKALSITKARHEGGIVPGLDVSRAEAQLETARSQLAQARAQRAVVEHAIAALVGESPSNFAIASRLDTIALPHVPPGLPSTLLQRRPDIAAAQRRVAAANASIGVARTAYFPALSLSAAFGYQSISTGNWLTAPSNFWSIGPGMLFQLFDGGRRKAQLAQAEAVLNETGARYRGVVLEAFQQVEDSLVRLHHYQAAADAEQAAAEAAQKSMAFAMNRYREGAANYLEVTAAQTQALETQRAVVTLKVSQLRTSVELIRALGGDWQQAEAAGAVKDGNS, encoded by the coding sequence ATGATCATCAGGCAAGGGATGCTGGCTTGTGGCATGCTGGCAGTGCTCGGGGGATGCTCTTTTGCGCCCGAGCTCAAGCTGCCAGAAGTGCCGGTGGCGCAGGCATATAAGGAAATGCAACCCTGGGTGCCGGCGGCACCGGCCGACCAATTGCCGCGCGGGGAATGGTGGAAGCTTTATGGCGATGCTGAACTTGATGCGTTGCAGGAAAAGCTGGTTGCGCACAGCCCAGACCTTTCAGCGGCGCTGGCACGCTACCAGCAGGCGCTGGCATACAGCGAGCAAGCGCGTGCAGATCTGTTCCCCAGCCTGTCTGCAAATGGCCAGGCTGGGCGCAATCGCGTTTCCGAGCACCGCCCACTGGTACCGCCCAATGCTGTCATCCCTCCGACTTATTCGAATTACAGCATAGGGCTGCAGGCCAGCTATGAGCTGGATCTATGGGGCAGGGTGCGCAACACGGTCAAGGCAGGCGTTGCCGAGGCTGCCGCCATGCAGGCCGATCTCGAGTCGGTACGCCTGAGCCTGCAGGCGCAGCTCACTGACAATTTCATTGTGTTGCGTGGCTTGGATCAGCAGCTGCATATCCTTGAAGAAACCGTGCAGGCCAACGACAAGGCATTGTCGATTACCAAGGCGCGCCATGAGGGGGGTATCGTGCCAGGCCTGGACGTGAGTCGTGCCGAGGCGCAGCTGGAAACGGCACGCTCGCAGCTGGCGCAGGCCCGGGCACAGCGCGCGGTGGTCGAGCATGCGATTGCCGCCCTGGTTGGCGAGTCTCCCTCGAATTTTGCGATTGCCAGCCGACTGGATACGATTGCCCTGCCGCATGTTCCGCCTGGGCTACCTTCCACCCTCCTGCAGCGCAGGCCGGATATTGCAGCTGCGCAAAGACGCGTTGCGGCGGCAAATGCCAGTATCGGCGTGGCAAGGACGGCTTATTTCCCTGCCTTGAGCCTGAGTGCGGCATTTGGCTATCAGAGCATTTCCACCGGGAATTGGCTGACGGCGCCCAGCAATTTCTGGTCCATCGGGCCGGGCATGCTCTTCCAGCTTTTTGACGGCGGACGCCGCAAGGCCCAGTTGGCGCAGGCTGAGGCGGTGCTGAATGAGACTGGGGCCCGTTATCGCGGGGTGGTATTGGAGGCCTTCCAGCAGGTAGAGGACAGCTTGGTGCGCCTGCATCACTACCAGGCAGCTGCGGATGCGGAACAGGCCGCCGCCGAGGCAGCGCAAAAATCGATGGCATTTGCGATGAATCGCTATCGTGAAGGCGCCGCCAATTACCTGGAGGTGACGGCAGCGCAGACACAGGCTCTGGAGACTCAGCGCGCAGTGGTGACGCTCAAGGTCAGCCAGCTGCGCACCAGTGTGGAATTGATCCGTGCCCTGGGAGGTGACTGGCAGCAGGCCGAAGCGGCAGGCGCAGTCAAGGATGGCAATTCATGA
- a CDS encoding alpha/beta hydrolase, producing the protein MSVLKGSQNVTICNANGLKLAARLELPDIPPRGMAMIAPAFGCTKEILIASRTARRLLQYGIGSLRLDFTGIGQSEGDFSMTNLDTQVEDFVSAADWLRQHVAAPNILIGHSFGGLVALNACHSIPESRACVTIATPESPAHVLEIIGEDKTREIMQGGATSIEVNRQPYVLRRQFADHARQFRLHDTMQRLRVPVLIMHSPRDEMVPMRHAHAIFETARHPKSLLAIEDADHMVSERPAAEFVASTIGLWGMRYLTDG; encoded by the coding sequence ATGTCGGTATTGAAGGGTTCACAAAACGTCACCATCTGCAATGCGAACGGCTTGAAGCTGGCAGCCAGGCTGGAGCTGCCTGACATTCCACCGCGCGGGATGGCGATGATTGCGCCTGCGTTCGGCTGTACCAAGGAAATATTGATTGCCTCCAGGACAGCACGAAGATTGCTGCAATATGGGATAGGCTCGCTTCGCTTGGATTTCACCGGGATTGGCCAAAGCGAGGGGGATTTCTCAATGACCAACCTGGATACGCAGGTTGAGGATTTTGTCAGTGCTGCTGATTGGTTGCGGCAGCATGTCGCTGCGCCAAACATCTTGATCGGCCACAGTTTCGGCGGGCTGGTGGCGCTGAATGCGTGCCACTCGATTCCAGAATCGCGGGCCTGCGTCACGATTGCCACGCCTGAGAGCCCGGCGCATGTGCTGGAGATCATCGGCGAGGACAAAACCAGGGAGATCATGCAGGGTGGTGCCACCAGCATCGAGGTGAACCGGCAGCCTTATGTCTTGCGGCGGCAATTTGCCGACCATGCCCGACAATTCCGGCTGCATGACACCATGCAGCGTTTGCGTGTGCCGGTGTTGATCATGCATTCGCCCCGCGACGAGATGGTGCCCATGCGCCATGCTCATGCGATTTTCGAAACAGCCCGGCACCCGAAGAGCCTGCTGGCGATAGAGGATGCGGATCATATGGTGTCTGAGAGGCCGGCCGCCGAGTTCGTGGCAAGCACCATTGGCTTGTGGGGGATGCGCTATCTGACGGATGGCTAG
- a CDS encoding ABC-type transport auxiliary lipoprotein family protein: MQNITSMAALLMTVLSLSACMSSIKPDTKPLDFYDFGLQDADNRISFTLPLEKLDATDAIQHSNIRYRLHYKHPSQVFAYAESRWSTLPVDLLRQKVANAQPLNTTCGLKIQIVTFDQVFDDASSSQGVVQLQAELTDRRSRKLLASTLISARHAAQSADARGGVAALNIASTEALQQAADWARETSQAAPACQTATP, translated from the coding sequence ATGCAAAACATTACGTCCATGGCGGCGCTGTTGATGACTGTTCTCAGCCTGAGCGCCTGCATGAGCTCGATCAAGCCTGACACCAAGCCACTGGATTTTTACGACTTCGGGCTGCAGGATGCAGACAATCGCATCAGCTTCACCTTGCCGCTGGAAAAGCTAGACGCCACCGATGCGATCCAGCACAGCAATATCCGCTACCGCCTGCACTACAAGCATCCATCCCAGGTATTCGCCTATGCAGAAAGCCGCTGGTCTACCTTGCCCGTGGATCTCTTGCGCCAGAAAGTTGCCAATGCGCAACCTCTCAACACGACATGCGGCCTGAAAATACAAATCGTCACTTTCGACCAGGTGTTTGACGACGCCAGCAGTAGCCAAGGCGTAGTCCAGTTACAGGCAGAGTTGACAGACAGGCGTTCACGCAAGCTATTAGCTTCCACGCTTATTTCCGCACGACATGCAGCGCAAAGCGCAGATGCGCGAGGCGGGGTTGCCGCACTGAACATTGCCAGCACGGAAGCCTTGCAACAGGCTGCAGACTGGGCCCGGGAAACCAGCCAGGCCGCACCTGCATGCCAAACTGCCACGCCATGA
- a CDS encoding efflux RND transporter periplasmic adaptor subunit yields the protein MSSDVRTTDLGASRRTVRRGGLVIALVAIGIVVYGLSIRAKEGEALKQWTEEQAVPSVTLVSPQRGSDTRTLVLPARLEAFARAPIYARVSGYLKRWYVDIGAEVKAGQVLGEIETPDLDQQLLQAKADVETAKVNAELAGTTARRWQSMLNTDSVSKQEVEERVSDYAAKQGILQAAQANLDRMQATKGFTRLVAPFSGTVTARSTDIGALINAGEAGQPLFVVSDTRKLRLYVNVPQSYVPAIGKGATAKVTIPGRPGVEYAAKLVASAQAVDAASGTTLFQFLVPNDNGELLPGGFARANIELAANAATLSIPASALIVRHDGVHVATLDEHDRVVLKTVMIVRDLGKTLEIGSGLEEGDRVVDSPPDDITDGMQVRVPAEAGTGAAKS from the coding sequence ATGTCATCTGATGTGAGGACTACTGATCTTGGCGCGTCACGCCGTACTGTGCGCAGAGGCGGCCTGGTCATTGCCCTGGTGGCGATTGGCATCGTGGTCTATGGCTTGTCGATCCGTGCCAAGGAAGGCGAGGCGCTCAAGCAATGGACGGAGGAGCAGGCGGTGCCGTCTGTGACCCTGGTCAGCCCGCAGCGCGGCAGCGACACCCGGACGCTGGTGCTTCCCGCCCGGTTGGAAGCCTTTGCCCGTGCGCCCATTTACGCCAGGGTGAGCGGTTACCTCAAGCGGTGGTATGTCGACATCGGTGCCGAGGTCAAGGCAGGACAGGTGTTGGGCGAAATCGAAACGCCAGACCTTGATCAGCAATTATTGCAGGCCAAGGCCGACGTCGAGACCGCCAAGGTGAATGCAGAGCTGGCTGGCACGACTGCCAGGCGCTGGCAATCCATGCTGAATACCGATTCCGTTTCCAAGCAGGAGGTGGAGGAGCGGGTCAGTGATTATGCGGCCAAACAGGGTATCCTGCAGGCCGCGCAGGCCAACCTGGACCGCATGCAGGCCACCAAGGGATTCACCAGGCTGGTGGCGCCATTTTCCGGCACCGTGACCGCACGTTCAACCGATATTGGCGCACTGATCAACGCAGGAGAAGCCGGGCAGCCGCTCTTTGTCGTGTCGGATACGCGCAAGCTGCGCCTCTACGTCAATGTGCCGCAGAGTTATGTGCCAGCGATCGGCAAGGGTGCCACGGCGAAAGTGACCATCCCTGGCCGGCCTGGCGTCGAATATGCCGCGAAGCTGGTGGCTTCGGCACAGGCAGTGGATGCGGCTTCCGGTACCACGCTGTTCCAGTTTCTGGTACCGAACGATAACGGTGAGTTGCTGCCCGGCGGCTTTGCCCGCGCCAATATCGAGCTTGCGGCCAATGCTGCGACCTTGAGTATTCCAGCCAGTGCATTGATCGTACGGCACGATGGCGTGCATGTCGCAACGCTGGATGAACATGACAGGGTTGTGCTCAAAACGGTAATGATCGTCCGCGATCTCGGCAAGACCCTGGAAATCGGTTCGGGCCTGGAGGAAGGCGACAGGGTGGTAGACAGTCCTCCTGACGACATCACGGATGGCATGCAGGTGCGTGTGCCTGCCGAGGCAGGCACAGGGGCTGCCAAGTCATGA
- the fae gene encoding formaldehyde-activating enzyme codes for MSDKIFMRVGEALVAGGPPGTAAEPEVIIGEMDGPMGTAFGTLLGDQVKGHSRVLAILNTDIMVRPATIMVSKVTVKNERYTNILMGTVQAAIANGVLDAVRNGDIPKEKANDLGIIVSVWLNPIVAEQDDLDHKILFDIHRKATANAIHKAMSNKPDIDWLLENQDKIVHKYFQMGLDGKI; via the coding sequence ATGAGTGACAAGATTTTCATGCGTGTCGGCGAAGCTCTGGTAGCAGGAGGTCCTCCAGGCACGGCAGCAGAACCCGAAGTCATCATCGGTGAAATGGACGGCCCCATGGGCACGGCTTTCGGCACGCTGCTCGGCGACCAGGTCAAGGGCCACTCACGCGTGCTGGCCATCCTCAATACCGACATCATGGTTCGCCCTGCCACCATCATGGTGAGCAAGGTAACTGTCAAGAACGAGCGCTATACCAACATCCTCATGGGAACAGTGCAGGCCGCGATCGCCAACGGCGTCCTGGATGCCGTGCGTAACGGCGACATCCCCAAGGAGAAAGCCAACGACCTTGGCATCATCGTTTCCGTCTGGCTCAACCCGATCGTGGCCGAACAGGACGATCTCGATCACAAGATCCTGTTCGACATCCACCGCAAGGCAACTGCCAATGCCATCCACAAGGCAATGAGCAACAAGCCGGATATCGACTGGCTGCTGGAGAACCAGGACAAAATCGTCCACAAATATTTCCAGATGGGCCTGGATGGCAAGATCTAG